One genomic region from Diabrotica undecimpunctata isolate CICGRU chromosome 9, icDiaUnde3, whole genome shotgun sequence encodes:
- the LOC140450093 gene encoding uncharacterized protein isoform X2, which translates to MNPSQLTLLEELSDLSDIEDPTYRPDVDKLLFNLDQHIHDDDMMSDNVLQDDTADAESNQSAEPNRINKERSRKRKKDINEWKQNVRKRRRQAGLDYINTKGEPVEMKSVKGQCDCRLKCNLKISIEDQTSIHKHFWQLEDQEKSHFYSKFVQKTEKNRSRPRVFPQPQSKDAYKKYTLKYFFELNNNRVQVCKTFFLNTLHISSRRISYFFENKYQITGTPKSNVHGKHVKRVTSGDQINKIKEHINSFPRMESHYCRANTSKEYLEQDLTLQKMFDLYKEKHPDSEIKINVYRNVFNTSFNISFFKPKKDRCDFCEEIKNSTDVTDKRREEFQNHVKGKEESKMEKNRDRETVEENTAFISFDLQNVYSLPKANVSNFFYKRKFSVYNLTGYCSKNKKTYCGVWHEMISGRTGNHICSSLLKILDQIVSDFPELTKLVIWSDSCIPQNRNSIMTFGLQHFIKKHPQIQLIQQKFSEPGDSNVQEVDAVHSLLERKMRYSELYSPVSLLRTLVQIASHSKKIIVLQMKPTDFLNFQILAKKLGYSKIPYTKVKFIEVDSSMYVSYKTSFTGNLSKVRVDGTTRNQRTHPDRSSNNTLEYIVNVKQITQQPSLEAKKKADIISMLKYMPQVDKQFYELYIR; encoded by the exons ATGAATCCATCACAATTGAC TCTACTTGAAGAGTTAAGTGATCTAAGCGATATAGAGGATCCAACTTATAGGCCAGACGTTGATAAACTTCTGTTTAATTTGGATCAGCACATTCATGACGATGACATGATGTCAGATAATGTGTTACAGGATGATACTGCAGATGCCGAAAGCAATCAGAG TGCGGAGCCTAACAGAATAAATAAAGAGCGTTCTCGAAAGCGAAAAAAGGATATTAATGAATGGAAACAAAATGTAAGAAAAAGGCGTAGACAAGCTGGGTTGGATTATATTAATACCAAAGGAGAACCTGTGGAAATGAAATCAGTGAAGGGACAGTGTGATTGTCGTTTAAAATGTAATCTTAAAATAAGCATTGAAGACCAGACATCTATACATAAACATTTTTGGCAACTAGAAGACCAAGAGAAATCACATTTTTACAGTAAGTTTGtacaaaaaactgaaaaaaatagaAGCAGACCGAGAGTTTTTCCACAGCCACAGTCAAAAGACGCCTACAAAAAGTATACTCTGAAATATTTTTTCGAATTAAATAATAACAGAGTACAAGTttgcaaaactttttttttaaataccctgCATATTAGCTCTCGGCGGATTTcctatttttttgaaaataagtaCCAAATAACAGGCACACCGAAAAGCAACGTACATGGAAAACATGTGAAAAGAGTAACCAGTGGGGatcaaattaacaaaattaaagagCATATTAATTCGTTTCCGAGAATGGAAAGTCATTACTGCCGAGCAAATACAAGTAAAGAATATTTAGAACAAGATTTAACgctacaaaaaatgtttgacctCTATAAGGAAAAACACCCCGATTCTGagatcaaaataaatgtatatcgAAATGTTTTTAATACATCTTTCAACATTTCGTTCTTTAAACCTAAAAAAGATAGATGTGATTTctgcgaagaaataaaaaattctactGATGTGACAGATAAAAGGCGTGAAGAATTCCAGAACCATGTGAAAGGAAAAGAAGAAAGCAAAATGGAAAAGAACCGGGATAGGGAAACAGTAGAAGAAAACACTGCATTTATATCATTTGATTTGCAGAATGTGTATTCACTACCAAAAGCAAAtgtatcaaattttttttataaacgtaAATTCAGTGTTTACAACTTAACGGGATATTGTTCAAAGAATAAGAAGACATACTGCGGAGTATGGCATGAAATGATATCCGGAAGAACTGGAAATCACATTTGCAGTAGTCTTCTAAAAATTTTGGATCAAATTGTGTCAGATTTCCCTGAGTTAACAAAATTGGTAATTTGGTCGGATTCCTGTATCCCCCAAAATAGGAATAGCATCATGACTTTTGGATTACAGCATTTCATCAAGAAACATCCTCAAATACAGTTGATCCAACAAAAATTTTCAGAGCCCGGGGACAGCAATGTACAGGAAGTAGATGCTGTACATAGCTTGCTTGAGAGAAAAATGCGCTATTCAGAATTATACAGTCCAGTGTCTTTGCTCAGAACCCTAGTGCAGATTGCAAGtcattcaaaaaaaattattgtattgcaAATGAAGCCgacagattttttaaattttcagatactGGCAAAGAAATTAGGATACAGTAAAATCCCATACACAAAAGTTAAATTTATTGAAGTTGATTCTAGTATGTATGTTAGCTATAAAACTTCCTTTACGGGCAATCTGAGCAAAGTAAGAGTGGATGGAACTACTAGAAATCAGCGGACCCATCCCGATAGAAGCAGTAATAATACTCTTGAATACATAGTTAATGTAAAGCAGATCACCCAACAGCCATCACTGGAAGCGAAGAAGAAGGCCGACATCATCTCAATGTTAAAGTATATGCCACAGGTGGATAAACAATTCTATGAACTGTACATTCGTTAA
- the LOC140450793 gene encoding baculoviral IAP repeat-containing protein 8-like: MITAHLLYPVLIKRLSSFDEWMPSHPIKPIVLAVAGFYYTGVNDKVLCAFCGVVYNKWIADDIPLDKHKDDCCFLTAYKQAQKLWTVEERLKTFTNRNISAKKHAEAGFFYENGKTYYITNKDITLTSVRLATFHNNSTGSRTPLRNYSEIRAAACNFIHTGPFKRTITTDLCIIIDIFKNVEDTEVNANVETQDTEVNRETNQRIICKICLSREINTVALPCGHATSCLDCSRLLNNICCLCRTPVDAHQDFIYNISNVM; encoded by the coding sequence ATGATAACCGCACATCTACTGTACCCTGTTCTCATCAAGCGCTTGAGCTCTTTTGACGAATGGATGCCCAGCCACCCCATCAAACCGATAGTACTAGCTGTTGCTGGTTTCTATTATACAGGTGTAAATGATAAAGTCTTATGTGCTTTTTGCGGTGTTGTTTATAATAAATGGATTGCAGATGACATACCGTTAGATAAACATAAAGACGATTGTTGTTTTCTGACTGCATATAAACAAGCTCAAAAACTGTGGACTGTCGAAGAACGTCTAAAAACTTTTACAAATAGGAATATTTCTGCTAAAAAACACGCAGAAGCtggttttttttatgaaaatggtAAAACTTATTATATAACGAATAAAGACATTACTTTGACGAGTGTTCGATTAGCAACATTTCACAACAACAGTACTGGTTCGCGTACTCCTCTACGTAATTATAGTGAAATCAGAGCAGCTGCATGCAATTTTATACATACAGGCCCATTTAAACGAACTATAACTACGGATCTTTGTATTATCATTGATATCTTCAAAAATGTGGAAGACACTGAGGTAAACGCAAATGTGGAAACACAAGACACTGAGGTAAACAGAGAGACGAATCAACGTATTatatgtaaaatttgtttaagtaGGGAAATTAACACAGTCGCACTACCTTGTGGACATGCCACGTCTTGTCTAGACTGTTCTCGTTTACTTAACAACATCTGTTGTCTATGTAGAACACCCGTAGATGCACACCAAgactttatatataatatatctaatGTTATGTAG
- the LOC140450795 gene encoding putative inhibitor of apoptosis yields the protein MSAKLLEYRSLSKRLTSYKNWPISHPIKPIHLSIAGFSYTGHNDKVRCKFCDTSVNKWLATDIPMKKHKATCCFRKLFRKIKKLVSYEERLNTFAKWFGDDACQHAKAGYFFNGSALRFVAMTDVSSYEVRLKTFESQDLAKEGFFYSGFKYIVHTDMCILLMSAEVRANTDKCCRICLNAELQIVFMPCRHLVTCTDCGYIVDKCAMCRCVITDRLRIFM from the coding sequence ATGTCAGCTAAGCTGTTGGAATATCGTTCACTATCTAAACGACTGACTTCTTATAAAAACTGGCCCATCTCCCACCCAATAAAACCTATACATTTGAGCATAGCAGGCTTTAGTTACACCGGTCATAATGATAAAGTACGATGTAAATTCTGTGACACATCAGTAAATAAGTGGTTGGCTACAGACATCCCGATgaaaaaacataaagcaacttgtTGTTTTAGAAAGCTTtttaggaaaataaaaaaattagtttccTACGAGGAACGGTTAAACACCTTTGCTAAATGGTTCGGCGACGATGCATGTCAGCACGCGAAGGCTGGTTATTTCTTTAATGGGTCAGCTTTGCGATTTGTAGCCATGACAGATGTATCTTCGTACGAAGTAAGATTAAAGACTTTTGAATCACAAGATTTAGCAAAGGAAGGCTTTTTTTATTCGGGTTTTAAGTACATAGTGCACACAGATATGTGTATATTATTAATGAGCGCAGAGGTTCGTGCTAACACTGATAAGTGTTGCAGAATCTGTTTAAACGCTGAACTTCAAATAGTATTTATGCCTTGTAGGCATCTTGTCACATGCACAGACTGTGGTTACATTGTGGATAAATGCGCTATGTGTCGATGCGTGATAACCGATCGTCTAAGAATTTTTATGTGA